The sequence below is a genomic window from Mycobacterium sp. ITM-2016-00316.
CCGACGGGCAGCCCCGATACGTGACGGGTATCGACGCCGCCACCGGGACGGTGCGCGTCGGCGCCGCCGATGACCTGGACGTGTCGACGCTGACGGGGGAGAAGCCCGTCTTCACCGCGGGGACCGCACCGCACGGGCCCATCGAGGGCGTGGTCCAGGTACGCGCCCACGGCGGCTTTGCCGACGCCGTCGCCGAGCTGCGCGACGGGCGGCTGATCGCCGATCTCCGCACCCCGATCCGGGGCGTGGCACCCGGGCAGACCATGGTGCTGTACCGGCCCGATCCCGCCGGCGACGAGGTCATTGCCAGCGCCACTGTCACCCGCTGACCGCGCGATCGAATACGGTTGGCCGATGAGTGTTTTCGCCGCCGCCACCGGCATCGGATCGTGGCCGGGTGAGTCGGCCCGCGAGGCCGCCGAGATCGTCATCGGGGAACTGCACACCCTGCCGCACCTCGTCGAGTTGCCCAACCGCGGTGTCGGCGCGGACCTGATCGGGCGTACCGGCGCGCTGCTGGTGGATATCGGTTTCGACACGGTGGCCCGGGCCTACCGGATCGCGCCGGGCCGCAGTTCGGTGCTGCGCCGCGCGGTGAGCATGCTCAACGAGGATCTCGACGCGCTGGAGGAGGCCTGGGAGAAGGCCGGTCTGCACGGCTCGGGCCGCACGGTGAAAGTCCAGGCCGCCGGGCCGATCACGCTCGCCGCCCAGATGGAGATGGCGAACGGGCACCGGGCCATCACCGACAGCGGGGCGCTGCGTGATCTGGCTGAATCGCTGTCCGAAGGACTGTCGTTGCACCGGGCCGAGGTGGCGCGCCGGCTGGGCACCGAGGTCGTGGTGCAACTCGACGAACCGCTGCTTCCCGCGGCGATGCTGGGCCGACTGACCGGGGTGACCAGCTTCTCCCCGGTGAATCCGGTCGAGGAGCAGGTCGCCGCGGTGCTGCTGGACGAGTGCATCGCCAGGGTGGGCGGCGAGGTCGCGCTGCACAGCTGCGCTGCTGATCTGCCGTGGAAGCTGTTGCAGCGCAGCCAGTTACAGGCCATCGCTATCGATGTGTCGACCCTGCAGGCGGCCGACCTGGACGGAGTCGGCGAGTTCGTGGAATCCGGGCGGACCGTTCTGCTCGGGGTGGTGCCGGGCACCGCGCAGCAACAGCAGTGGAAGCCTCAGCAGGTCGCTGCCGCGGCGGCCAAGATCACCGACCGGCTGGGCTTCCCCGCACGGTGCTGCGCGAACGGATCGGTATCACCCCTGCCTGCGGGCTGTCCGGTGCCACCGAGGAATGGGCCCGCATCGCGATCGGCCTGGTCCAGAAGGCCGCCGACGGTGTCGAAACCGATCCTGAAGGAATCTGACAAGCAAACTTCCCGGTGGCGTAAGGTGAGGGCCAAAGGTTGGGGAGCCAGTGAGTCAGTGCAAGCGTGTGGTGACGGCCGTTGCCGGTGCAACGGTCGCATTGACGCTGGTCATCGCACCTGGCGCTGTCGCTACCGCCGACCCGGGACACCGCGGATCGGCCTCCGCCGATTCCGATCGCCGTGACGACTCGAGTAGACGTGGCGGCGAAAGCTCCCGGAGCATTGTCCCCAGCAACGACGTCGCCGGCAACGGATCGCGTGATGACAGTGCAGGCGGTACTCAGCAGAGCAGCGCCAACGCGGACGCGTCGTCGAGCGAGCGGAGCAGGCCGTCGGTGACCACCGCCGACAGCGCGCGCACGGTGCGCACCGCCAGAACCGCGCGAACCGCCGATGACGTCAGGACCGGTGGTTCCGGATTGCGTCCGGCAGCGCCCGTCGCGCCCACTGACGTCGACCCACCGGTGCTCGCGCCCACTGCCAGCGCGGCCCGACCGCCGGCGTCGCCACCGCCGTCGCGGCCGGCGCCGGTGAACTCGCCGGCCGAGGTGCGCGCACCGCAGCCGGTGGCTCCGGTGCCGGCGCCGATCACGGCACCGGTCGCGGGGCTGCCGGTGGCCGATATGGGCTTGTCGGTGTTGCCCATCGGATCTGACCCGCGCCCCGGCCAGCCGATGACCTCACTGTTCGGCATCCTCGGTCTGTTGCTGATCCCGCTGGCCGGCGCTGCGCTGGGCTACCGGCAGGCGCGCGCAGCGCGCGCCCTACCGCCCGCCCGGACAAGCGGGCTACCGCCCGCGTAGATCCTTGCGCAGGATCTTGCCGGCCGCCGACTTCGGGATGGCATCGATGAACGCCACCTGACGGACCTTCTTGTACGGCGCGACCTGGCCGGCGACGAACTCCATCACCGCATCCTCGCTGAGCTCGGTGTCGGGCTGGCGCACCACGAACGCCTTGGGCACCTCTTCACCGGATTCCTGCTCGATCACCCCGATGACGGCGGCGTCGGCGATCGAGGGATGGCCCAGCAGCACGGCCTCCAGTTCGGCGGGCGGCACCTGATAGCCCTTGTACTTGATGAGCTCTTTGAGCCGGTCGACGATGAACACGCAGCCGGTCGGGTCGACGCGGGCGAGGTCACCGGTATGCAGGAAACCGTCGTCGTCGATGGTGTCGCGGGTCGCGGTGTCGTTGCCCAGGTAGCCGACCATCACATTGGGCCCTTTGAACCAGAGTTCCCCGGTCTCGCTCAGCCCGTTCTCGGGCAGCCCGATCTCCTTGCCGGTGGCCGGGTCGACGAGTTTGGACACCGCATTGGGCACGGTCCACCCGCACGAGCTGACCGGTGCCGCCGCCCCGACCAGTTCGGCACCGCCGTCGAACGGCGTGATGTGGCTGACCGGGCTCAGCTCGCTCATCCCGTAGCCCTGCACCAGCGCACAGCCCAGGCGCGCGGTGACGGCGCGGCCGAGTTCCTCGTCCAGCGGCGCGGCACCGGACATGATGGCGCGCAGCGAGGACAGGTCGTAGTCGTCGATGAGCGGATGCTTGGCCAGCGCCACCGCGACCGGCGGGGCGATGAAGGCGTGCGTGCACTTGCGATCGGCGATATTGGCCAGGAACTCGGTCAGGTCGAAGCCGGGCATGATAACCAGCTGAGCGCGGGCGTGCAGCGCGGCGTTGAGCAGGACCGTCATCCCGTAGATGTGGAAGAACGGGAGGACGGCCAGGATGACATCACCGGAGGTCATGCCCTGCAGCGGGCGGATCTGCGCGACATTGGCCACCAGATTGCGGTGCGTCAGCATCACGCCCTTGGGGTTGCCGGTGGTCCCCGAGCTGTAGGGCAGCACGGCCAGATGGGTGGCCGGATCGAAGCTGACCTGCGGTGCCGGGTGGGCCGGGGCCAGCAAGTCCTCGGCGTTGGGGTGCCCGTCGGTGTCGGCGCCCGGGCCGTCGAGCACGACGACCGACGATTCGTCGAGGCCCGCTGCGAGCGCGCCCTCCAGTGCCTGCGGTTTCAGCGCTGAGACCGTCACCAGCAGGGCGGCCTTGGAGTCGGTGAGCTGCTTGGTGATGTCCTTGGCGGTGAACAGCGCATTGATGGTGGTGGCGGTGGCACCGGCACGCAGGATGCCATGGAAGGCGACGGCGAAGGCCGAGCTGTTGGGGGCCAGCAGGCCGACCACGTCACCGGGGCCGAGTCCGCGCGCGGCGAGCGCCCCGGCGAACGCGTCGATCCGGTCGATCATCTGGCGGTAGGTGGTGGTGTTGCCGGTTTTGGCGTCCAGCAGCGCGACCTGTTCTGCCACTGCGGGATCGATGTCTGCGAACAGGTACTCGTAGACGTTTGATGAGGGAATCTGGACCTTGGGAAACGGGCTTTCGATACTCATGGTGCTGCCCATCGAACCACGCCTTCGCGGCAAATGTGGGCAACCTTCGAAGCCGACGTGTTACCAGCGGTACTGCATACCGTAGATTGTCGCCATGGACAACCCGCCCGATCTCCCCGGCGTGCAACACCGCTTTGTCGATCTCGGTCGCGGCGTGACGATTCACGTCGCCGACGCCGGCCCGGCCGACGGTCCGCCGGTCATGCTGGTGCACGGTTTCCCGCAGAACTGGTGGGAATGGCACGAGCTCATCGGCCCGCTCGCCGCGGACGGATACCGGGTGCTGTGCCCGGATCTGCGCGGGGCGGGGTGGAGCTCGGCGCCCCGGGACCGCTACCGCAAGAACGATATGGCCGACGATCTGGCCGCGGTGTGTGACCGGCTCGGCGTGGGTCCGGTCAAACTCGTCGCCCACGACTGGGGCGGCCCGGTGGCCACCATCTTCATGTTGCGCCATCCCGAGAAGGTCGCGGCCTTCATGGGCCTGAACACCGCGGTGCCGTGGCTCAAGCACGACCGCGAGGCACTGATCAACGTCTGGCGCATGTGGTACCAGATCCCGATGATGCTGCCGGTGATCGGCCCGAAGGTGATCGCCGACCCGAAGGCGCGGTTCTTCCGGTTCCTGGGCTCCTGGGTGGGCGGCGATTTCCAGACGCCGGACGAGGACATCGCGTTCTACGTCGCCTGCATGCGCCGACCGGGCTACGCCGAAGCGGGCTCACGCTGGTACCGGACCTTCCAGACCCGCGAGGCCGCGCGCTGGATGCGCGGGGAATTCGATAATCACCACGTGTCGATCCCGGTGCGCTGGCTGCACGGCACCGACGACTCGGTGCTCACCCCGGAACTGCTGCGGGTGCTGCCCGAGCACTGTTCGGATTTCGAGCTCGAACTGGTTCCCGGCGTCGGGCACTGGATTGTCGAGCAGCGCCCAGAGCTGGTGCTGGACCGGCTGCGCACGTTCCTGAAGACCACCTAGGCCGACGGCGAATCTCGCCGTTCTGCAGTCGGTGTCACCAACTACCGCTCGTCGAGCTGTGTGATCAGCTTCTTCGACGCCACCAACCGGAACGACGCGTCGAGCAACTCGGCGACCTCATCCCAGTCGACCGCCGCGGCGGTCAGGTCCAGGCCCATCCAGCCGAACGGGCCCATATAGGCGGGGAAGAAGAACCGGTCGTCCTGCTCGAGGGACCGGCGGTCGGAGTCGTCGACCTTCACCAGCAGCGCGTGCGGAAAGGCGACCATCTCGCCGGCCGCCTTCAGGTTGCCGCCGTACATGGCGAACATCTTCGGTGCGCAGAACACCGGTCGGCCCCACGAGACCTTCTCGAAGGCTGCCGGAAAGCCGAGCGCCAGCCCGCGTAGCTCGGCGAGCCCGAAGTCGTCGTCGGAGAACATGATCGGGTGCGGCACGGGTAGCAGTCTATCCATGCCACCTATCGATTAGGCTACCCTTACTTTCGCAGGTGAGGAGGGGTCATTATGCCCACATCATGGATGGATACCGTGCTCCGGCAGAGCAGGCGGGTAGCCGACTTTCCGTACCCGCATTGGGCTGCGGTGTTCCTGAACAACCCGGTCCGCCGACTCGTCGGGCGGCCCGGCAGCGTCGTGGACTCGCTGCGGCTGGCCGGCAACGAACGGGTCCTTGAGATCGGGCCCGGTCCGGGATACTTCAGCACCGAAATTGCCCGCCGGCTGCCACTGGGCCGGCTCGACCTGTTCGACCTGCAGCCGCAGATGCTGGACAAGGCGGCACGCAGGCTGGCCGGCGTCGACACCGGCTGCCAGGTGGGGTTTCACTCCGGGGACGCCGGTGCCGGGTTGCCGTTCCCCGACAACTCCTTCGATGTCGCCTTCCTGGCCGCGGTGCTCGGTGAGGTACCCGACCGGGACGCCTGCATCCGCGGGCTGGAGCGGGTGCTCAACCCGGGGGCGCTGCTGGTGTTCGTCGAGGCCTTCCCGGACCCCGATCGCCAGAGCGTCGCGGCGTTGCGCGAGCTGGTCGAACCCCGCGGGTTCGTGTTGCAGTGCTGGGAGGGCACCACCTGGCGTGATGTGGTGCAGTTCCGGCGCATCCCGACGCTGTAATCGGTGTCGGGGCCTGTCGGAGGCCTCGACTAGCCTGACCAGGGTGAGCTCACCGGACGCAGAGGCCCGTGGTCGATGGCAGGAACTCGCCGAGGAAGTGCGCGGCCACCAGTTCCGCTACTACGTCAAGGACGCACCGGTCGTCTCCGACGCCGAGTTCGACACCCTGCTGCGTGAGCTGGAGGAGCTCGAAGAGCGGTATCCGGAACTGCGCTCGCCGGATTCGCCGACCCAGCTGGTCGGCGGCGCCGGTTTCGCCACCGATTTCGGCGCGGCCGACCATCTGGAACGGATGCTGTCGCTGGACAACGCATTCGACACCGATGAGCTGTCGGCGTGGGCCGCGCGCCTCGGTGCCGAGATCGGCACCGATATCGACTATCTGTGCGAACTGAAGATCGACGGTGTCGCACTGGCGCTGGTCTACCGCGACGGTGTCCTGGTCCGCGGGGCCACCCGCGGCGACGGCCGCAGCGGCGAAGATGTCACCCTCAATGCCCGCACCATCGATGACATCCCCGAACGGCTCACCGGCACAGACGAATTCCCGGTCCCAGCGGTGCTCGAGGTGCGCGGTGAGGTGTTCTTCCGGCTGGCCGATTTCGAGGACCTCAACGCCGGCCTGGTGGCCGAGGGCAAACCGCCGTTCGCCAACCCGCGCAACAGCGCGGCGGGCTCGCTGCGGCAGAAGAACCCTGCCGTCACCGCGCGACGCAAGTTGCGGATGATCTGTCACGGACTCGGCAAGGCCGAAGGATTCACCCCCGCCTCCCTGCATGATGCGTACCGGGCGCTGGGCGCCTGGGGCCTGCCGGTGTCCACCCACACCACCAAGGTGCAGGGCATCAAGGCAGTGGCCGACCGCATCGCCTACTGGGGTGAACATCGCCACGACGTCGAACACGAGATCGATGGTGTGGTGGTCAAAGTCGACGATGTGAACCTGCAGCGTCGACTCGGTGCGACCTCACGGGCGCCCCGGTGGGCGATCGCCTACAAGTATCCGCCCGAGGAGGTCACCACGAAACTCCTCGACATCCGGGTCAACGTCGGGCGCACCGGACGGGTCACCCCGTTCGCCTACATGGAACCGGTCAAGGTGGCCGGGTCCACCGTCGGGTTGGCCACCCTGCACAATGCGTCCGAGGTCAAACGCAAGGGTGTGCTGATCGGTGACACCGTGGTGCTGCGCAAGGCCGGTGACGTCATCCCCGAAGTGCTGGCCCCCGTGGTCGATCTGCGCGATGGCACCGAACGCGAATTCATCATGCCCACAACATGTCCCGAATGCGGCACCACGCTGGCACCGGCCAAGGAGGGTGACGCCGACATCCGTTGCCCCAACACCCGCACCTGCCCGGCGCAGCTGCGGGAGCGGGTGTTCCACGCCGCAGGCCGCGGCGCCTTCGACATCGAGGGCCTCGGATACGAGGCGGGCACCGCCCTGCTGCAGGCCGGTGTCATCACCGACGAGGGTGAACTGTTCGGGCTCACGGCCGAGGACCTGCTGCGCACCGAGCTGTTCACCACCAAGGCCGGCGAGCTGTCGGCCAACGGCAAGCGGCTGCTCGCCAACCTGGGCAAGGCGAAATCCCAACCGCTCTGGCGGGTGCTGGTCGCGCTGTCCATCCGGCACGTCGGTCCCACGGCGGCACGCGCGCTGGCCGGCGAATTCGGCAGTCTCGACGCGATCATCGCCGCCTCGGAGGCCGAACTCGCCGCGGTGGAAGGCGTCGGGCCGACCATCGCCGCGGCGGTCATCGAATGGTTCGAGGTGGACTGGCACCGCGCGATCGTGGACAAGTGGCGCGCCGCCGGTGTCCGGATGGCCGACGAACGCGACGCCGGCATCGACCGCACCCTGGAGGGGCTGTCGATCGTGGTGACCGGTTCGCTGACCGGCTTCTCCCGCGACGAGGCCAAGGAGGCGATCCTCGTCCGCGGCGGCAAGGCAGCGGGATCGGTCTCCAAGAAGACCTCCTACGTGGTCGCCGGTGACGCACCGGGATCCAAGTACGACAAGGCGATCGAACTCGGCGTGCCGGTGCTCGACGAGGACGGTTTCCGCACGCTACTGGCCGACGGGCCCGCACCCGAGGCCGAGGCGGAGCCGGCCGAGAGTTAGTTCAGTCGTTGTAGGGATCGACCGTGGGCTGGGGGGCAGTCACCGGAGGAGTGAAGACGTTTCCGGCGGTGGTGTCGACCGATTTCTGGCGCGCGCTGCGCGATCCGTTCACCTGGACGCTGTCGTCCGGGTTGGGTTGTTCTGCCACGGTTCTGGCAGCGGAAGCGGGCGCCGACGGGGTCGCAGACACGACTGGTGCGGTCCCGAAAATCGCGGCTGTCAGGGCGATGACACCGACTGTGACCAAGCTGGTTGTGTGCATTTCTACGTGCCTTTCCGGTAGTGGCAGCCACCCGGCATTGCGCCTACGGCGCCCCAGGGTGGTGATTCTCTTGTTCGCACATCATGCTTTTGACAATGTATTTGGTGCAGAAGAACGCAATCTCATTGTCTTTCAGCGGGTTTCAGGAGAGAATCAACCTTCGGTGGTGTGAATCTTTCCTGTCTCCCAACCTATGGGCCCGGAAAACCACTGTCACGGGACTCATACGGAACACCAAGAATCGCGGGCAACCCTAGCGGTACCCCGCGCGCATGTCCTCGACGATCCGCGGATTGTCCAGCGTGGAGGGCGCGAGGACCTGCGCGGCGTTGTCCAGGGGGAACACCGTCGCCGCGTCGAGCACCTCCTGGGTGAGAAACCGCAGCGGGGGAGCATCGTCGGGGACCGTGGGCGTCGGGGGCGTGGCCCCGCGGCGGGCCAGCGCGAAACCCCAGTCGCCGAAGGTCGGCACGTGCACGTGATACGGGGTCACCGCGAATCCCGCCGACCCCAGGGTGGACACCGTGCGCCAGAACGCATTCGGTGTCGAGAACGGGCTGCCCGACTGCACCACCACCAGCCCGTCGACGGCCAGCACCCGGGTCAGTAGCGCGTAGAACTCAAGTGAATACAACCGGCCCAGCACCGGATTGTCGGGGTCGGGCAGATCGATGATCACGGCGTCGAAGCCGCCGTCGGGCACCACACCGGGCTCACGTAGCCAGGTCATCGCGTCATCGACGATCACCTGCACCCGCGGGTCGTCCAGCGCGCCGGCATTGGTCTCGCGCAGAGGTCCGCGCGCCAGCGCGATCACGGCCGGATCGAGTTCCACCTGGACGATCTGGCGCACCTGCGGCATCCGCAGCAACTCGCGGGCGGCCAGGCCATCGCCACCGCCGAGGATGAGCACCGTGCGGGCCTCGTTGCCGAGCGCCGGATACACCAGGCTCTCGGTGTAGCGATACTCGTCGCGCGTCGAGAACTGCAGTCCGCCATCGAGATACAGCCGGGTGTCGGGGCCGCGGCGGGTCACCACGATCTCCTGATAGGAGGACTGCTGGTAGGCGATGATCGGATCGGCATACAGCCGTTGACGGGTGGTGCTCTGGATACCGTCGGAGGCCACGATCAGCGCGGTCAGTCCCATCGCGGCGGCGGTGAGCACGGCCAGCGCCGACGCGAGCTGGCGGCGGCTGATGATGCTGCGCAGCAGGAAGACCGCCACGACGGCCGCCGCGGCCAGGTTGATCATCCCGGTGACCGCGGCGCCGCGGATCATGCCCAGCTGCGGCAGCACCAGGAACGGCCATGCCAGACCGCCGATCAGGGCGCCCAGATAGTCCGCGGCGTTCAGGTTGGCCAGCACCCGGCCGGCGTCGGCGGCTCCCGCGGTACGGCCCCGCTGCAAGAGCGTCATCAGCAGCGGGACTTCGGCGCCCACCAGCGCGCCGATCACCGCGGTGCCCAGCGCCAGCACCCACAGTGAACCGCCGATGAACGAGAACGCCACATACATTGCCGCAGCAGATAATCCGCCAATCACACCGAGCAGGGTCTCGACGGCGATGAAGGTGATGGCGGCGTGGCCGAGCAGCGGTTTGACCAGCAGTGCGCCGGCGCCGAGCGCGGCGACGTAGCCCGCGACGATCAGTGAGGTGGCGACGATACCGCCGCCGTGCAGACTGGCCGACAGCGTCAGCAGGGCGAGCTCGTAGATGAGCCCGCACGCCGCGCAGGCCGCGACCGCGGCCAGCAGCAGTGCCCGCCAGCGCGTCGTGCCGGTCATGACAGCGCGGCTGCGTTCACCCCTCCGACGGCCAGCAGGATCACCGCGGTCGCGACGGCACCCGGGTGCAGCTTCTCATCGCCGATGAGGTCGCGAAAACGGCCCGGCACCAGCGCTTCCAGCACCAGCAGTGTGACGCCCTGCAATGTCACCCCGACCAGTCCGTACACCAGCGCATCGACCAATCCCTGGCCCAGTTCGGCAGAACTCGCGATGATCGCGACGGCGGTCACCAACGACAGCGCCCCGTACATGCCGCAGGCCACCGCGACCGCATTCGGGCGGTGCGCGACGAACACCAACTCGCGTAGGCTGCCCGGCGTCAACAGGTCGGTCATCACGAACCCGGCGCCGAAAACCACGATCCCGACGACGAAATACAGCACCGCCGCGACCACGTTCTGGGTCAGTGCGCCGCCGTCGACCGTGCCGAACTCCAGTGCAAGGTATGACGTGTCCATCGGTGTCTCCCGCTCCTACTTCGTTCCGCCGGGTCCGCCGGAGCTACCGCCCGAGCCGCCCGCTGGTGAGCCCGGGGTGAACCCCGGACCCAGAAAAATGAACCCGCCGCCGCTGTAGCGGGAATTGACGTCCTCGACCCGGACACTGCATGGATACTGGCCGTCCGGACCGACGATCACGATGTCGTCGGGGTAGCGCAGATACTCGCTGCCGCGGTCGGAGGCGCGCGATTCCGGGGCGTCGTAGGACGCGATGTCGTCGGCCACCGATGTCGGGGAGCCGCTGCATTCGTAGCGCCCGTCACCGCCGTCCGCCGAATATTGCCGGTAGTTTTCGCTGACGTGGTTGCGAACGTCCTTGTTCAGCAACACCATTCCGGAAATCAGCAGGACAGCGCCGAGCGTGACGAGCACTCCGGCCAGCGCGAACAGGGCGTTGCGGCTCACGGCTGCCACCGGCTCTCGGTGTGCACGACGAGGCCACTGCGGGCCGCGGGGTACAGATGCCAGGTCTGCCAGTGCCAGCCGGCGCCCTCGGGGGTGGCGCACAGCGCCGTGAGCGCGGCCTCGTCGCCGGGGAAACTGCCACCCAGCCAACCGCTCTCGTGTTCGCAGCGGTGCCGCAGGCCGGCCGCGATCCGGCGGAATGCGGACTCGTCGTGGCTGGTGGTCTCGGACTGCAACCGGTAGCCGGGTGCCTTCGCCGAGTCCGGCAGTGCCGAACCGGCAGCATGCTCGGTGCAAGACACCTGCTCGGAGAACTCAGCCACCGTGATGACATGAGACGCGCCGAGCACGCCCAGGGTCAGATCCGCGCCGCCGGGATGGCGCAGCGTGCAGGACGCCAGCGGGGGCGGGGCAGGGGCGTTCAGCGTCAAGCGCAGATTCGTGCCACTGA
It includes:
- a CDS encoding DUF4247 domain-containing protein, which gives rise to MSRNALFALAGVLVTLGAVLLISGMVLLNKDVRNHVSENYRQYSADGGDGRYECSGSPTSVADDIASYDAPESRASDRGSEYLRYPDDIVIVGPDGQYPCSVRVEDVNSRYSGGGFIFLGPGFTPGSPAGGSGGSSGGPGGTK
- a CDS encoding alpha/beta fold hydrolase, with protein sequence MDNPPDLPGVQHRFVDLGRGVTIHVADAGPADGPPVMLVHGFPQNWWEWHELIGPLAADGYRVLCPDLRGAGWSSAPRDRYRKNDMADDLAAVCDRLGVGPVKLVAHDWGGPVATIFMLRHPEKVAAFMGLNTAVPWLKHDREALINVWRMWYQIPMMLPVIGPKVIADPKARFFRFLGSWVGGDFQTPDEDIAFYVACMRRPGYAEAGSRWYRTFQTREAARWMRGEFDNHHVSIPVRWLHGTDDSVLTPELLRVLPEHCSDFELELVPGVGHWIVEQRPELVLDRLRTFLKTT
- a CDS encoding 4-coumarate--CoA ligase family protein codes for the protein MSIESPFPKVQIPSSNVYEYLFADIDPAVAEQVALLDAKTGNTTTYRQMIDRIDAFAGALAARGLGPGDVVGLLAPNSSAFAVAFHGILRAGATATTINALFTAKDITKQLTDSKAALLVTVSALKPQALEGALAAGLDESSVVVLDGPGADTDGHPNAEDLLAPAHPAPQVSFDPATHLAVLPYSSGTTGNPKGVMLTHRNLVANVAQIRPLQGMTSGDVILAVLPFFHIYGMTVLLNAALHARAQLVIMPGFDLTEFLANIADRKCTHAFIAPPVAVALAKHPLIDDYDLSSLRAIMSGAAPLDEELGRAVTARLGCALVQGYGMSELSPVSHITPFDGGAELVGAAAPVSSCGWTVPNAVSKLVDPATGKEIGLPENGLSETGELWFKGPNVMVGYLGNDTATRDTIDDDGFLHTGDLARVDPTGCVFIVDRLKELIKYKGYQVPPAELEAVLLGHPSIADAAVIGVIEQESGEEVPKAFVVRQPDTELSEDAVMEFVAGQVAPYKKVRQVAFIDAIPKSAAGKILRKDLRGR
- a CDS encoding polyamine aminopropyltransferase, coding for MTGTTRWRALLLAAVAACAACGLIYELALLTLSASLHGGGIVATSLIVAGYVAALGAGALLVKPLLGHAAITFIAVETLLGVIGGLSAAAMYVAFSFIGGSLWVLALGTAVIGALVGAEVPLLMTLLQRGRTAGAADAGRVLANLNAADYLGALIGGLAWPFLVLPQLGMIRGAAVTGMINLAAAAVVAVFLLRSIISRRQLASALAVLTAAAMGLTALIVASDGIQSTTRQRLYADPIIAYQQSSYQEIVVTRRGPDTRLYLDGGLQFSTRDEYRYTESLVYPALGNEARTVLILGGGDGLAARELLRMPQVRQIVQVELDPAVIALARGPLRETNAGALDDPRVQVIVDDAMTWLREPGVVPDGGFDAVIIDLPDPDNPVLGRLYSLEFYALLTRVLAVDGLVVVQSGSPFSTPNAFWRTVSTLGSAGFAVTPYHVHVPTFGDWGFALARRGATPPTPTVPDDAPPLRFLTQEVLDAATVFPLDNAAQVLAPSTLDNPRIVEDMRAGYR
- the ligA gene encoding NAD-dependent DNA ligase LigA codes for the protein MSSPDAEARGRWQELAEEVRGHQFRYYVKDAPVVSDAEFDTLLRELEELEERYPELRSPDSPTQLVGGAGFATDFGAADHLERMLSLDNAFDTDELSAWAARLGAEIGTDIDYLCELKIDGVALALVYRDGVLVRGATRGDGRSGEDVTLNARTIDDIPERLTGTDEFPVPAVLEVRGEVFFRLADFEDLNAGLVAEGKPPFANPRNSAAGSLRQKNPAVTARRKLRMICHGLGKAEGFTPASLHDAYRALGAWGLPVSTHTTKVQGIKAVADRIAYWGEHRHDVEHEIDGVVVKVDDVNLQRRLGATSRAPRWAIAYKYPPEEVTTKLLDIRVNVGRTGRVTPFAYMEPVKVAGSTVGLATLHNASEVKRKGVLIGDTVVLRKAGDVIPEVLAPVVDLRDGTEREFIMPTTCPECGTTLAPAKEGDADIRCPNTRTCPAQLRERVFHAAGRGAFDIEGLGYEAGTALLQAGVITDEGELFGLTAEDLLRTELFTTKAGELSANGKRLLANLGKAKSQPLWRVLVALSIRHVGPTAARALAGEFGSLDAIIAASEAELAAVEGVGPTIAAAVIEWFEVDWHRAIVDKWRAAGVRMADERDAGIDRTLEGLSIVVTGSLTGFSRDEAKEAILVRGGKAAGSVSKKTSYVVAGDAPGSKYDKAIELGVPVLDEDGFRTLLADGPAPEAEAEPAES
- a CDS encoding MmcQ/YjbR family DNA-binding protein; its protein translation is MPHPIMFSDDDFGLAELRGLALGFPAAFEKVSWGRPVFCAPKMFAMYGGNLKAAGEMVAFPHALLVKVDDSDRRSLEQDDRFFFPAYMGPFGWMGLDLTAAAVDWDEVAELLDASFRLVASKKLITQLDER
- a CDS encoding DUF350 domain-containing protein; translation: MDTSYLALEFGTVDGGALTQNVVAAVLYFVVGIVVFGAGFVMTDLLTPGSLRELVFVAHRPNAVAVACGMYGALSLVTAVAIIASSAELGQGLVDALVYGLVGVTLQGVTLLVLEALVPGRFRDLIGDEKLHPGAVATAVILLAVGGVNAAALS
- a CDS encoding DUF2617 family protein; protein product: MPLHRLRVVPVDVSGTNLRLTLNAPAPPPLASCTLRHPGGADLTLGVLGASHVITVAEFSEQVSCTEHAAGSALPDSAKAPGYRLQSETTSHDESAFRRIAAGLRHRCEHESGWLGGSFPGDEAALTALCATPEGAGWHWQTWHLYPAARSGLVVHTESRWQP
- a CDS encoding class I SAM-dependent methyltransferase, with amino-acid sequence MDTVLRQSRRVADFPYPHWAAVFLNNPVRRLVGRPGSVVDSLRLAGNERVLEIGPGPGYFSTEIARRLPLGRLDLFDLQPQMLDKAARRLAGVDTGCQVGFHSGDAGAGLPFPDNSFDVAFLAAVLGEVPDRDACIRGLERVLNPGALLVFVEAFPDPDRQSVAALRELVEPRGFVLQCWEGTTWRDVVQFRRIPTL